A genome region from Aurantiacibacter sp. MUD61 includes the following:
- the radA gene encoding DNA repair protein RadA: MAKPKKRFICTECGSISPRWQGQCGDCSEWNTLVEDAPETKFAAKHDLSSGGRSIQFESLDASTKPLDRRTTGLAEFDRALGGGLVPGCAILMGGEPGIGKSTLLLQAAAAIAKTGGDVVYVSGEEATGQVRMRAKRLGLADAPLKLAAATSVRDILTSLGKNGTPDLLVVDSIQTMHSDMIEGAPGTVSQVRASAFELIRYAKETGTCLVLVGHVTKDGNIAGPRVLEHMVDTVMSFEGERSHQYRILRSLKNRFGAVDEIGVFSMEGQGLAEVSNPSSLFLSGREEPIAGSAVFPAIEGTRPVLVEIQALIVRLQSGATPRRAVVGWDNGRLAMLLAVLESRCGLSFSTAEVYLNVAGGYRLNDPAADLAVAAALVSALADKPLPATTIWLGEVALSGEVRPVAHSSLRLREAAKLGFTHASGPLDGGHDVKTLNYTNVGGVSSLVDRVMASA, encoded by the coding sequence ATGGCAAAGCCCAAAAAACGCTTCATCTGTACCGAATGCGGCAGCATTTCCCCGCGCTGGCAAGGCCAATGCGGCGACTGTAGCGAGTGGAATACTCTGGTCGAAGATGCGCCGGAAACGAAGTTCGCTGCCAAGCATGATTTGTCGAGCGGCGGGCGCTCGATCCAGTTCGAAAGCCTGGATGCGTCGACCAAACCGCTCGATCGCCGGACGACCGGCCTTGCCGAATTCGACCGCGCGCTCGGCGGAGGACTGGTGCCCGGATGCGCCATCCTGATGGGCGGTGAGCCGGGAATCGGGAAATCGACACTTTTGCTTCAGGCTGCGGCGGCGATCGCAAAGACCGGCGGCGATGTCGTTTATGTCAGCGGTGAAGAGGCGACGGGGCAGGTGCGGATGCGCGCGAAGAGGCTTGGCCTTGCCGATGCTCCGCTCAAATTGGCGGCAGCCACCTCGGTTCGCGATATTCTGACTTCGCTGGGCAAGAACGGCACGCCCGATCTGCTGGTGGTCGATTCCATCCAGACGATGCATTCGGACATGATCGAAGGTGCCCCCGGAACGGTTAGCCAGGTCCGCGCGAGCGCGTTCGAGTTGATCCGCTACGCCAAGGAGACGGGCACCTGCCTCGTGCTGGTCGGCCACGTCACCAAGGACGGAAACATCGCAGGGCCACGTGTGCTGGAGCATATGGTCGACACGGTCATGAGCTTCGAGGGTGAGCGAAGCCATCAATATCGTATCTTGCGCAGTCTCAAGAACCGCTTCGGCGCAGTCGATGAAATCGGCGTGTTCTCGATGGAAGGGCAGGGGCTGGCCGAAGTGTCCAACCCGTCCTCGCTATTCCTGTCGGGCCGAGAAGAGCCGATTGCGGGCAGCGCCGTTTTCCCCGCGATTGAAGGCACGCGCCCGGTGCTGGTCGAGATACAAGCACTGATCGTAAGGTTGCAGTCGGGTGCGACACCGCGCCGCGCGGTGGTCGGCTGGGACAATGGCAGGCTCGCCATGCTGCTTGCCGTGCTCGAATCGCGCTGCGGGCTGAGTTTTTCCACGGCAGAGGTCTATCTGAATGTCGCGGGCGGCTACCGCCTGAACGATCCGGCAGCCGATCTCGCGGTTGCCGCAGCTCTGGTTTCTGCGCTGGCTGATAAGCCACTGCCTGCCACGACAATCTGGCTCGGCGAAGTTGCGCTTTCCGGTGAAGTGCGGCCGGTCGCGCACTCGTCCTTACGCCTTCGGGAGGCGGCGAAGCTTGGCTTTACCCATGCCAGTGGCCCGCTGGATGGAGGCCATGACGTCAAAACACTGAACTACACGAATGTTGGCGGCGTCAGCTCACTCGTTGACCGGGTTATGGCATCAGCCTAA
- a CDS encoding CvpA family protein, with protein sequence MTGFDIIVLLIVGVGAIGGFMRGFVQEVLSLAAWFLAVFAIRYLHTDLTAAILNFMGSPVTASIFAFALLLLIPYAAMKLIARVAGRSSRNSVLGPIDRVLGFGFGAVKGVVIVVIGFSLFVLGFDSYWGAQGRPLWISEARTYQLVDSSSRAMVQIVAERRARLLGEGEEAE encoded by the coding sequence ATGACGGGTTTTGATATTATTGTGTTGCTCATTGTGGGGGTGGGCGCGATCGGCGGCTTCATGCGCGGTTTCGTGCAGGAAGTGCTTTCGCTTGCGGCGTGGTTTCTCGCGGTATTTGCCATCCGCTATCTGCACACCGACCTGACGGCCGCAATCCTCAACTTTATGGGTTCGCCTGTCACCGCGAGCATTTTCGCCTTCGCGCTGCTGCTGCTGATTCCCTATGCGGCGATGAAGCTGATTGCGCGTGTCGCAGGCCGCAGCTCGCGCAATTCGGTGCTCGGCCCGATCGACCGCGTGCTGGGCTTCGGGTTCGGAGCGGTGAAAGGTGTCGTGATCGTCGTCATCGGTTTTTCTCTCTTCGTGCTGGGCTTCGACAGCTATTGGGGCGCGCAGGGCAGGCCGCTGTGGATTTCGGAAGCGCGCACTTACCAGCTCGTCGATTCGAGCTCTCGCGCAATGGTCCAGATCGTAGCCGAACGGCGCGCACGGTTGCTGGGTGAGGGAGAAGAGGCCGAGTGA
- a CDS encoding iron-sulfur cluster assembly scaffold protein: MSAEKLYTPAMLAAAVQLADYPPIAGASLHGEARSATCGSEIVLDAETDADGAISAVGLKVRACAVGQAAASLFAQHAQGRGLADIERTHTDLTRWLKDGVAMPEWPSLSLIAAARDYPARHDAMLLPWKAAIAALSSAPASS, encoded by the coding sequence GTGAGCGCGGAAAAGCTCTATACGCCTGCGATGCTGGCCGCCGCCGTACAGCTTGCCGATTATCCGCCGATCGCCGGCGCCAGCCTTCATGGCGAAGCGCGTTCGGCCACCTGTGGCTCTGAAATTGTGCTCGACGCTGAAACGGACGCGGATGGCGCGATTTCGGCTGTGGGCCTGAAGGTGCGCGCCTGCGCGGTGGGACAAGCGGCTGCCTCACTCTTTGCTCAGCATGCGCAAGGTCGAGGCCTGGCCGATATCGAGCGCACCCACACGGACCTGACGCGTTGGCTGAAAGATGGTGTTGCGATGCCGGAATGGCCGAGCCTTTCGCTGATTGCAGCCGCGCGGGATTACCCCGCCCGGCACGACGCCATGCTCTTGCCGTGGAAGGCGGCCATTGCGGCTCTTTCCAGTGCCCCCGCATCAAGCTAA
- a CDS encoding MFS transporter, translating to MADAAAIEQHEPSAKEIRLVIAASSAGTVFEWYDFFIYGTLAYILKDAFYDVDNDTLGLLLVWSTFAVGFAFRPIGAILFGYLGDKLGRKYTFLVTVTLMGVATAGVGLIPTVATIGVAAPIIVICLRVLQGLALGGEYGGAAIYVAEHAPPEKRGFYTSFIQASVVGGFVLSIIVVLACRALISEADFVEWGWRIPFLLSILLLVISLWMRLMLSESPVFRAMKEAGETAGNPFVESFTYPGNKRRIFIALFGVTGVLTTIWYTAFFSSLSFLRGPMRLDPGLVEWILLIAGSISMAFYIVVGKWSDRVGRKKPIIIGALAALALLFPIFWTMGSLANPGLAQASEDNPVVVTGTACTTDPFADLFDREQSDCGKILETLTASGVSYNVEEGGELGLSVSGDPVAIAPEWLESGNARRDGIIAELGQRGFDFEYQTPPVANILGIIGLLLVLGVLSALTYGSVAALLTEMFPAKIRYSSMSIPYHIGAGYLGGFLPLIAGIIVARSGDVYAGLWYTWAVVAFGVIVAWWGLKGGPPTEFEDS from the coding sequence ATGGCCGACGCAGCCGCAATCGAACAACACGAACCGAGCGCGAAGGAAATTCGCCTCGTCATTGCCGCCAGTTCCGCTGGCACTGTCTTCGAATGGTATGATTTCTTCATCTACGGCACGCTCGCCTACATCTTGAAGGACGCGTTTTACGACGTCGACAATGATACGCTGGGCCTGCTGCTGGTATGGTCGACCTTTGCGGTCGGCTTTGCCTTCCGACCCATCGGCGCAATCCTGTTCGGCTACCTGGGCGACAAGCTGGGGCGCAAATACACCTTCCTTGTCACGGTGACGCTTATGGGAGTTGCGACAGCGGGGGTCGGTTTGATCCCAACGGTAGCGACCATTGGCGTGGCTGCCCCGATCATCGTCATCTGCCTGCGCGTATTGCAGGGGCTTGCTCTGGGCGGCGAATATGGCGGCGCAGCGATTTACGTCGCGGAACATGCACCGCCGGAAAAGCGTGGCTTCTACACGAGCTTCATTCAGGCAAGCGTCGTCGGTGGCTTTGTCCTGTCGATTATCGTCGTGCTCGCCTGCCGCGCGCTCATTTCGGAAGCGGATTTTGTCGAGTGGGGATGGCGCATTCCCTTCCTGCTGTCGATCCTGCTGCTCGTCATCTCGCTGTGGATGCGATTGATGTTGTCGGAAAGCCCGGTCTTCCGCGCCATGAAGGAAGCTGGCGAGACGGCCGGCAACCCCTTCGTTGAAAGCTTCACCTATCCGGGCAACAAACGGCGCATTTTCATCGCCCTGTTCGGCGTAACAGGGGTGCTCACCACGATCTGGTACACCGCCTTCTTCTCCAGCCTCTCGTTTCTGCGCGGTCCGATGCGGCTTGATCCCGGACTGGTGGAGTGGATCCTGCTGATTGCCGGCAGCATCTCGATGGCGTTCTACATCGTGGTTGGAAAATGGTCGGACAGGGTGGGACGTAAGAAGCCGATCATCATCGGCGCGCTGGCGGCACTTGCACTGCTGTTCCCGATTTTCTGGACCATGGGCTCGCTCGCCAATCCGGGGCTGGCGCAAGCGTCCGAGGACAATCCCGTCGTCGTCACCGGCACCGCATGCACCACCGACCCGTTTGCCGACCTGTTCGATCGCGAGCAAAGCGACTGCGGCAAGATCCTCGAAACCCTTACCGCAAGCGGCGTGAGCTATAATGTGGAGGAAGGTGGCGAACTTGGTCTCAGCGTGTCTGGCGATCCTGTAGCGATTGCGCCCGAATGGCTGGAAAGCGGCAATGCGCGGCGCGATGGAATCATCGCCGAACTCGGCCAGCGCGGCTTCGATTTTGAATACCAGACACCGCCAGTTGCAAACATTCTCGGCATCATCGGGCTGCTGCTCGTTCTGGGTGTACTCTCGGCGCTGACCTATGGCTCGGTTGCCGCGCTGCTGACCGAGATGTTTCCTGCGAAAATCCGCTACAGCTCGATGTCGATCCCATATCACATCGGCGCCGGGTATCTTGGCGGTTTCCTGCCGCTGATCGCCGGAATTATCGTCGCCCGCTCAGGCGATGTCTACGCCGGGCTCTGGTATACCTGGGCTGTGGTCGCGTTCGGCGTGATTGTGGCTTGGTGGGGTCTCAAAGGCGGGCCACCTACCGAATTTGAGGACAGTTAA
- the alr gene encoding alanine racemase, with protein MTSAKLPPASLRLRLDREALADNWRYLDSLSAASTATGAAVKADAYGLGVDAVMPVLQEAGARNFFLAHWSEVPAALEHADGPSLSVLHGVRTPDEARFARETGVLPVINSVRQAALWSEVGGGACHLMIDTGINRLGIAPAQTSDPAIEALDVDIAMSHLACADEDSPHNTAQLERFRECAKGVSARGLSLANSAGISLGSDYHFDLTRPGIALYGGAPVGEMHGKIAQVAFPEAAIIQIRDLSPGDSVGYNAMWTADRPVRVATVSIGYADGFLRALGPDGALQHGGDTLPILGKVSMDMIIVDVTNSDASEGDFLTIPFDLPALSARSDLSQYELLTVLGGRFDRTTG; from the coding sequence GTGACCTCGGCAAAGCTCCCTCCCGCCAGCTTGCGCCTGCGGCTCGACCGCGAGGCGCTTGCCGACAATTGGCGCTATCTCGATAGCCTTTCTGCCGCGTCGACCGCGACGGGAGCAGCCGTAAAAGCGGATGCTTACGGTCTCGGTGTCGATGCGGTGATGCCGGTCTTGCAGGAGGCCGGGGCGCGCAATTTCTTCCTCGCGCACTGGAGCGAAGTGCCTGCCGCGCTCGAGCATGCCGACGGCCCATCACTCAGCGTCCTGCATGGCGTCAGGACACCCGACGAAGCGCGATTTGCGCGAGAAACGGGCGTTTTGCCCGTCATCAATTCGGTGCGCCAGGCAGCTTTATGGAGCGAAGTGGGCGGAGGCGCGTGTCATCTGATGATCGACACGGGCATTAATCGTTTAGGCATTGCCCCGGCGCAGACTTCCGATCCGGCTATAGAGGCGCTGGACGTCGACATCGCCATGTCACACCTCGCCTGCGCCGATGAGGACAGCCCGCACAATACTGCGCAGCTCGAGCGTTTTCGTGAATGCGCGAAGGGTGTGAGCGCACGCGGGCTCAGTCTTGCCAACAGCGCCGGTATTTCGCTTGGCTCCGACTATCATTTCGACCTCACCCGACCCGGCATCGCACTGTATGGCGGCGCACCCGTTGGCGAGATGCACGGCAAGATAGCGCAGGTCGCTTTCCCCGAAGCTGCGATCATCCAGATCCGCGATCTCTCGCCGGGAGACAGCGTGGGCTACAATGCCATGTGGACGGCCGACAGACCTGTCCGCGTCGCGACCGTCTCTATCGGCTATGCCGATGGCTTCCTGCGCGCTCTTGGCCCTGATGGAGCGCTGCAACATGGCGGAGACACGCTGCCGATCCTGGGCAAAGTGTCGATGGATATGATCATCGTGGATGTGACGAATAGCGATGCATCGGAAGGCGACTTCCTCACCATACCATTTGATTTGCCTGCGCTTTCTGCTCGCAGCGACCTCTCGCAGTATGAATTGCTCACCGTTTTGGGTGGCCGTTTCGACCGCACCACCGGCTAA
- the phaR gene encoding polyhydroxyalkanoate synthesis repressor PhaR, with the protein MAEKDKSDNASVIIKKYANRRLYNTSSSSYITLDNLAEMVRDGVDFQVVDAKSGNDITHSILTQIIMEEEANGEHMLPVSFLRQLIGMYGNSMQAMMPSYLEAAMANFQTNQASLQEAFKSSMGGNAFAKMAETNMAMFEAATKAFMPGAQAAGSEAPAPSKPSGEPKGREEIDALRSQMAEMQRKLDSLGE; encoded by the coding sequence ATGGCTGAAAAGGACAAGTCCGATAACGCAAGCGTTATCATCAAAAAGTACGCCAACAGGCGGCTCTACAATACCAGTTCGTCGAGTTACATCACGCTGGATAACCTTGCCGAAATGGTGCGCGATGGCGTGGATTTTCAGGTCGTGGATGCGAAGTCGGGCAACGATATTACCCATTCGATCCTGACCCAGATCATCATGGAGGAAGAGGCCAATGGGGAGCATATGCTGCCTGTCAGCTTCCTTCGCCAATTGATTGGAATGTATGGTAATTCCATGCAGGCAATGATGCCGTCCTATCTCGAAGCTGCCATGGCCAATTTCCAGACCAATCAGGCATCGCTACAAGAAGCCTTCAAAAGCAGCATGGGCGGAAATGCCTTTGCCAAGATGGCTGAAACCAACATGGCGATGTTCGAAGCGGCGACGAAGGCTTTTATGCCCGGCGCGCAGGCAGCGGGCAGCGAGGCGCCGGCACCATCCAAACCAAGCGGCGAGCCAAAGGGCCGCGAAGAGATCGACGCGCTCCGCTCGCAAATGGCTGAGATGCAGCGCAAGCTGGACAGTCTCGGCGAATAA
- the proS gene encoding proline--tRNA ligase, with product MSNIRHALNIKREEDFAQWYQEVISAADMAEESGVRGCMVIKPWGYGIWERMQRLLDDRIKAAGIQNAYFPIFIPLKNFEREADHVEGFAKEMAVVTHHRLIADGEGGLVPDPEAKLEEPLVVRPTSETIIGDAMSRWVQSWRDLPLKLNQWANVVRWEMRTRMFLRTSEFLWQEGHTAHANADGAREETMRALEMYRAFAEEDVAMPVIAGEKPENERFPGAKETWSIEAMMQDGKALQAGTSHYLGTSFADASDIRYQDAEGGQQLCHTVSWGMSTRMVGGLIMTHGDDDGLRVPPKLAPHQVVILPMLRDKPEDAELIDYCEQLRAALAKKSTLGEPLRVLLDTRPGKAAAKRWDYVRKGAPIIIEVGGRDMDNGVVSLLRRDSLWNSENGKPAFQTPSREEAAEQIPAMLEDIQSSLFGSAKDRRDANITRGITEMDALAEHFRGSRYPGWVEVEWSKPTGAELEKVVEQLKAHKLTFRNVAIGAEPVSGTCIFTGEPAKERIYVARAY from the coding sequence ATGTCCAATATCCGCCACGCCCTTAACATCAAACGCGAAGAAGATTTTGCGCAGTGGTATCAAGAGGTTATCTCTGCCGCCGACATGGCCGAGGAATCCGGCGTGCGCGGATGCATGGTGATCAAGCCGTGGGGCTACGGCATCTGGGAGCGCATGCAGCGCCTGCTCGATGACCGGATCAAGGCGGCTGGTATCCAGAACGCCTATTTCCCGATTTTCATTCCGCTCAAGAATTTTGAGCGTGAGGCAGATCATGTCGAAGGCTTTGCCAAGGAAATGGCGGTCGTCACGCATCACCGGCTGATTGCTGATGGGGAGGGCGGTCTCGTCCCCGATCCCGAAGCCAAACTGGAAGAGCCGCTCGTCGTAAGGCCTACTTCGGAAACGATCATTGGCGATGCGATGAGCCGCTGGGTACAAAGCTGGCGCGATCTGCCGCTGAAGCTCAATCAGTGGGCCAATGTTGTGCGGTGGGAGATGCGCACGCGCATGTTCCTGCGCACAAGCGAATTCCTTTGGCAGGAAGGCCACACCGCCCACGCCAACGCCGATGGAGCGCGCGAAGAAACCATGCGCGCGCTCGAAATGTATCGCGCCTTCGCCGAAGAAGACGTGGCCATGCCAGTGATCGCAGGCGAAAAGCCGGAGAACGAACGTTTCCCGGGCGCCAAGGAAACCTGGTCGATCGAAGCGATGATGCAGGATGGCAAGGCGCTGCAGGCGGGCACCAGCCACTACCTCGGCACCAGCTTCGCCGATGCCTCTGATATCCGATATCAGGACGCAGAGGGTGGCCAGCAGCTGTGCCACACGGTGAGCTGGGGCATGTCCACCCGCATGGTCGGCGGGCTGATCATGACCCATGGCGATGACGACGGCCTGCGCGTTCCGCCCAAGCTTGCCCCGCATCAGGTCGTGATCCTTCCCATGCTCCGCGACAAGCCAGAGGATGCAGAGCTGATCGACTATTGCGAGCAATTGCGCGCTGCACTGGCCAAGAAATCGACTCTGGGCGAGCCGCTTCGCGTCCTGCTCGATACGCGTCCGGGCAAGGCAGCCGCAAAGCGTTGGGATTATGTGCGCAAGGGCGCTCCGATCATCATCGAAGTCGGCGGCCGCGATATGGATAATGGCGTCGTCAGCCTGCTGCGCCGCGATAGCTTGTGGAACAGCGAAAACGGCAAGCCTGCTTTTCAGACACCCAGCCGCGAGGAAGCAGCGGAACAGATCCCCGCGATGCTGGAGGATATCCAAAGCTCGCTGTTCGGGTCGGCGAAAGATCGGCGGGATGCGAATATCACCCGCGGCATCACCGAAATGGATGCGCTGGCGGAGCATTTCCGTGGCTCCCGCTATCCCGGCTGGGTCGAAGTGGAATGGTCCAAGCCGACCGGCGCTGAACTCGAAAAGGTCGTCGAGCAATTGAAGGCGCACAAGCTCACCTTCCGCAATGTGGCGATCGGCGCAGAACCGGTCAGCGGCACGTGCATCTTTACGGGGGAACCTGCGAAAGAGCGGATTTACGTCGCCAGAGCCTATTGA
- a CDS encoding DUF805 domain-containing protein, whose amino-acid sequence MIQAIKYNLANLTNFSGRDARSTFWWYVLFIVIAQFVVGLLASIPLITAGVGTAMDAAQSGADQATMQAEMMTSMAGAMDTAIWVGVAAEIAVVLLLVASFVRRLHDSGNSGYWAAIPVVTQLAGVYGEITMVDRAKELMVISADPSRMDEMQALQAEMMAAPLTWVPYIGLIVIIVFGVMKSEPGANKYGGPPAV is encoded by the coding sequence ATGATTCAGGCCATTAAATACAATCTCGCGAATTTGACCAATTTCAGCGGGCGCGATGCGCGCTCCACCTTCTGGTGGTATGTGCTCTTCATCGTCATCGCCCAGTTCGTGGTCGGCCTGCTGGCGAGTATTCCGCTGATTACCGCCGGCGTCGGCACAGCCATGGACGCGGCGCAATCCGGCGCCGATCAGGCGACCATGCAGGCCGAAATGATGACGAGCATGGCCGGCGCCATGGATACCGCCATCTGGGTTGGCGTCGCCGCCGAAATCGCCGTCGTTCTTTTGCTTGTCGCTTCCTTTGTCCGCCGTCTTCATGACAGCGGCAATTCTGGCTATTGGGCGGCCATCCCGGTCGTCACGCAATTGGCGGGCGTCTATGGCGAGATCACCATGGTGGACCGCGCAAAAGAGCTGATGGTCATTTCCGCCGATCCCTCGCGCATGGACGAAATGCAGGCTCTGCAGGCAGAGATGATGGCCGCACCGCTCACTTGGGTCCCTTATATCGGGCTAATCGTGATCATCGTATTCGGCGTGATGAAGTCCGAGCCCGGCGCGAACAAATATGGTGGGCCGCCTGCGGTTTAA
- a CDS encoding M28 family peptidase, which yields MRRSILTAAFAAAPLALFAATPLNAHDHDHGDDRDEAQMADDPGIEVSEERLRADMDTIVGFGTRHTLSSQTDPERGIGAAVNWALAEFGRIGAGCGGCLDVMPVGRVVEADGRRIPEPTLIRNAVAIQRGTERPDEVIIVQAHYDSRVTDAMNATDDAPGANDDGSGSVMVLEAARILSQREYPSTIIYALLTGEEQGLYGAGILADWVAEQGMTVKAVLNNDMIGNSCGSDGFCDAEHVRVFSEGLRADSTPQLRAAQRRFGGENDSPGRNLSRWLNSVAEDFPDGMQVRQIWRTDRMGRGGDQIPFLDRGYPAVRVTVAVEDYEHQHQDLRVEDGITYGDTVDELDFDYLARSSVLNVRALDRLARAPMPPQVTADAAVRTDTIIEWQGVEGATHYQIVKRRTHESDWRWGEAAILSFETPVGDNPTPMAERELSYTAPLRGDDWIFGVASCSFGPVCSPVSSAVPGGAFYPLEGDSED from the coding sequence ATGCGTAGATCAATTCTGACTGCGGCCTTCGCTGCCGCTCCGCTCGCCCTCTTTGCTGCAACTCCGCTCAACGCACACGATCATGATCATGGTGATGATCGTGATGAGGCGCAGATGGCAGACGATCCGGGAATAGAAGTTTCGGAAGAGCGGCTGCGGGCGGACATGGATACAATCGTCGGCTTTGGCACGCGTCATACGCTGTCTTCGCAGACCGATCCGGAGCGCGGCATTGGAGCTGCGGTCAATTGGGCGCTTGCGGAATTCGGGCGGATTGGCGCGGGCTGCGGCGGCTGTCTGGACGTAATGCCGGTCGGGCGCGTGGTCGAGGCCGACGGACGCCGGATTCCGGAGCCAACCCTCATCCGCAACGCCGTCGCCATCCAGCGCGGGACAGAACGCCCCGATGAAGTCATCATCGTGCAGGCCCATTACGACAGCCGCGTCACCGATGCGATGAACGCGACTGACGATGCACCCGGCGCCAATGACGATGGCTCGGGTAGCGTCATGGTGCTGGAGGCAGCGCGCATCCTGTCGCAGCGCGAATATCCCTCCACAATCATCTATGCTTTGCTGACGGGCGAGGAGCAGGGCCTTTATGGGGCGGGCATCCTCGCTGACTGGGTCGCCGAACAGGGTATGACCGTGAAGGCCGTGCTCAACAATGACATGATCGGTAATAGCTGCGGATCGGACGGTTTCTGTGACGCAGAACACGTACGCGTTTTTTCGGAAGGCCTACGCGCCGATTCCACGCCGCAACTCCGGGCGGCCCAGCGCCGCTTCGGTGGTGAAAACGATTCACCCGGCCGCAATCTCTCCCGCTGGCTGAACTCGGTGGCCGAAGATTTCCCCGACGGCATGCAGGTCCGCCAGATCTGGCGCACGGATCGCATGGGGCGGGGCGGGGACCAGATCCCCTTCCTCGATCGCGGCTACCCGGCAGTCCGCGTGACCGTGGCTGTCGAAGATTACGAACACCAGCATCAGGACCTGCGCGTCGAGGATGGCATCACTTACGGTGACACGGTGGACGAGCTGGACTTCGATTACCTCGCCCGCAGCAGCGTGCTCAATGTCCGCGCGTTGGACCGGCTTGCGAGAGCGCCGATGCCGCCGCAGGTCACCGCCGATGCTGCAGTGCGTACCGACACTATCATCGAGTGGCAAGGCGTTGAAGGGGCCACCCATTATCAGATCGTCAAAAGGCGTACGCATGAAAGCGACTGGCGCTGGGGCGAAGCCGCAATCCTCTCGTTCGAGACTCCGGTCGGCGACAATCCAACTCCGATGGCAGAGCGCGAATTAAGCTATACCGCACCCCTGCGCGGCGATGACTGGATATTCGGTGTCGCATCCTGCAGCTTCGGGCCCGTCTGCAGTCCGGTCTCCAGCGCGGTCCCCGGCGGGGCTTTCTATCCGCTGGAGGGTGACAGCGAAGACTAA